One part of the Hydra vulgaris chromosome 01, alternate assembly HydraT2T_AEP genome encodes these proteins:
- the LOC136074628 gene encoding uncharacterized protein LOC136074628, whose translation MENEKVITMGMLRELMSIQTDTILKCFKETFRSFQEKIDSLERDVEDLKRGLNFNGDQLETKISTVDKKMDEIKTSLIGIKSFQGKLVSESTENKRKTVDLEDRNRRNNLRIVGVEERPNETSEEVLKKLKTLIKEDLQINEPITIERAHRVGKFENKPRTIICKLLNWQEKENVLARARNLKGKNIFINEDFSEESAKNYLHKQKSIEVRENMRR comes from the coding sequence ATGGAGAATGAAAAGGTAATTACTATGGGAATGCTAAGGGAATTAATGTCAATTCAAACTGACACAATTTTAAAGTGCTTTAAAGAAACTTTCAGAAGCTTCCAAGAAAAAATTGATAGCTTAGAAAGAGATGTTGAAGACCTTAAACGTGGCCTAAATTTTAACGGTGATCAACTTGAGACAAAAATAAGCACAGTTGACAAAAAAATGGACGAAATTAAAACTTCGTTAATTGGAATCAAATCTTTTCAAGGAAAATTAGTCAGCGAATCCACCGAGAATAAAAGGAAAACAGTTGACTTGGAAGATCGAAATCGCCGAAACAATTTGCGAATTGTGGGTGTTGAAGAGAGACCCAATGAGACAAGCGaggaagttttaaaaaaattgaaaacgcTTATTAAAGAGGATCTTCAAATAAATGAACCAATAACCATAGAAAGAGCCCATCGGGttggaaaatttgaaaacaagCCTAGGACAATTATTTGCAAATTATTAAACTGGCAGGAAAAAGAAAACGTTCTGGCTAGAGCAAGAAATCTTAAggggaaaaatatttttattaatgaagacTTTAGTGAAGAATCCGCAAAGAATTATTTGCACAAGCAAAAATCCATCGAAGTCAGGGAAAATATGCGAAGGTAG